The following are encoded in a window of Amycolatopsis lexingtonensis genomic DNA:
- a CDS encoding glycoside hydrolase family 75 protein, giving the protein MRKLILLATLALASAMMPATLATAAPAAPAAPATVEAGPTAAQLLAKTTSCHQISNGKYKTDEDVSGKTVAVCDANGAVFWKADMDIDCDGQRTTQCNENTDCCFQDDTAFHQSDGKALNAAKLPYIVVPSSSSIWKYTSSQLKGGGSCAVIYNGKVEYAVIGDTGPSQIIGEASYATAKDLGINPDPSNGGTDSGVTYICFKNSKVSPIENHANAVSKGESLASTFVNNN; this is encoded by the coding sequence ATGCGGAAACTGATCCTGCTCGCGACCCTGGCGCTGGCGTCGGCCATGATGCCCGCCACGCTCGCCACCGCCGCGCCGGCCGCACCGGCGGCCCCGGCCACCGTCGAAGCCGGGCCCACCGCGGCCCAGCTGCTGGCCAAGACGACCAGCTGCCACCAGATTTCGAACGGCAAGTACAAGACCGACGAAGACGTTTCGGGCAAGACGGTCGCCGTCTGCGACGCCAACGGCGCCGTGTTCTGGAAAGCCGACATGGACATCGACTGCGACGGCCAGCGCACCACGCAGTGCAACGAGAACACCGACTGCTGCTTCCAGGACGACACCGCGTTCCACCAGTCCGACGGCAAGGCGCTCAACGCCGCGAAGCTGCCCTACATCGTCGTGCCGAGCTCCAGCAGCATCTGGAAGTATACGTCGTCGCAGCTGAAGGGCGGCGGTTCCTGCGCGGTGATCTACAACGGCAAGGTCGAGTACGCCGTCATCGGCGACACTGGCCCGTCGCAGATCATCGGCGAAGCGTCCTACGCGACGGCGAAGGACCTCGGCATCAACCCCGACCCGTCCAACGGCGGCACCGACTCCGGCGTGACGTACATCTGCTTCAAGAACTCGAAAGTCTCGCCGATCGAGAACCACGCCAACGCGGTGAGCAAGGGCGAGAGCCTCGCCAGCACCTTCGTGAACAACAACTGA
- a CDS encoding polysaccharide deacetylase family protein, protein MVAVVLAVHGIGRPARQLDPGEDERWLTVDQFDDVLDVAERDDVHLTFDDGNESDVEIALPRLVDRGLTAEFFPLAGRLGQRGYLDRDGLRELVRAGMEIGSHGWEPRDWRRLDDRHARRELTDAPKLLGDLCGKPVRRYSLPFGAYDKRVLERLRQAGATRVYTSDGGAVRRDGWLQARTELHHELDVAWLEGVLEGGYRRPHWVTRLFRRG, encoded by the coding sequence ATGGTGGCGGTAGTCCTCGCCGTGCACGGGATCGGCAGGCCGGCTCGCCAGCTCGACCCGGGCGAAGACGAGCGCTGGCTGACCGTCGACCAGTTCGACGACGTGCTCGACGTCGCCGAGCGGGACGACGTCCACCTGACCTTCGACGACGGCAACGAGTCCGACGTCGAGATCGCGCTGCCGAGGCTGGTCGACCGCGGGCTCACGGCGGAGTTCTTCCCGCTGGCCGGCCGCCTCGGGCAGCGCGGCTACCTCGACCGCGACGGCCTGCGCGAGCTCGTGCGCGCCGGGATGGAGATCGGCTCGCACGGCTGGGAGCCGCGCGACTGGCGGCGGCTCGACGACCGCCACGCCCGCCGCGAGCTGACCGACGCGCCGAAGCTCCTCGGTGACCTGTGCGGGAAGCCGGTGCGGCGGTACTCGCTGCCGTTCGGCGCCTACGACAAGCGCGTGCTGGAGCGGCTGCGCCAGGCCGGCGCGACGCGGGTCTACACGAGCGACGGCGGCGCGGTCCGCCGCGACGGCTGGCTGCAGGCGCGCACGGAGCTCCACCACGAGCTCGACGTCGCTTGGCTCGAGGGCGTGCTCGAAGGCGGGTATCGGCGGCCGCACTGGGTGACGCGGCTGTTCCGTCGTGGCTAG
- the ddaH gene encoding dimethylargininase, whose product MRVPTTRRYLMCPPRFFAVDYVINPWMDPTQPVSADVAVAQWTELRDTYRRLGHTVEEIDAQPGLPDMVFAANSGTVVDGRVLGSRFRAPQRAAEAEHFRRWFVEHGYRDITMPEKINEAEGDFAWTGTLLLAGTGFRTDPAAHAEAQEVLGVPVVSLHLVDPRYYHLDTALFVLAEATDTTRAQIVYYPEAFSAGSRRVLERLFPDAVHATKEDAECFGLNGVSDGRNVVLPVEATRLGGLLAERGYEPVYVDISELRKAGGGPKCCTLEIRKG is encoded by the coding sequence ATGCGCGTACCGACCACCCGTCGATACCTGATGTGCCCGCCGCGCTTCTTCGCGGTGGACTACGTCATCAACCCCTGGATGGACCCGACCCAGCCGGTCAGCGCCGACGTCGCCGTCGCGCAGTGGACCGAGCTGCGCGACACCTACCGCCGCCTCGGCCACACCGTCGAGGAGATCGACGCCCAGCCCGGGCTGCCCGACATGGTCTTCGCCGCCAACTCCGGCACCGTCGTCGACGGCCGGGTGCTCGGCTCGCGGTTCCGCGCGCCGCAGCGGGCCGCCGAGGCCGAGCACTTCCGCCGCTGGTTCGTCGAACACGGCTACCGCGACATCACCATGCCCGAGAAGATCAACGAGGCCGAGGGCGACTTCGCCTGGACGGGCACGCTGCTGCTCGCCGGCACCGGCTTCCGCACCGACCCGGCCGCGCACGCCGAGGCGCAGGAGGTCCTCGGCGTCCCGGTCGTCTCGCTGCACCTGGTCGACCCGCGCTACTACCACCTCGACACGGCGCTGTTCGTGCTCGCGGAAGCCACCGACACGACGCGCGCGCAGATCGTCTACTACCCGGAGGCCTTCTCGGCCGGCTCACGCCGCGTGCTCGAGCGGCTGTTCCCGGACGCCGTGCACGCGACGAAGGAAGACGCCGAATGTTTCGGCCTCAACGGCGTGTCCGATGGCCGCAATGTCGTCCTCCCCGTGGAGGCCACTCGATTGGGTGGTCTGCTTGCGGAGCGTGGTTATGAGCCGGTTTACGTCGACATCTCCGAGCTGCGGAAAGCCGGTGGCGGCCCGAAGTGCTGCACCTTGGAGATTCGCAAGGGGTGA
- a CDS encoding Lrp/AsnC family transcriptional regulator: MNTIDQRIVSCLVANARSSYAEIGKVVGLSAPAVKRRVDRLLETGILRGFTAVVDPEALGWGTEAFVEVTCQGNITPARIRARLEPLPEVVAAYTVSGAADAIVHLRAADIHHLETALERLRGLEIVDRTVSTVVLSRLLERPPTPEE; the protein is encoded by the coding sequence GTGAACACCATCGACCAGCGAATCGTTTCGTGTCTCGTGGCGAACGCACGAAGCAGCTACGCGGAGATCGGCAAGGTGGTCGGCTTGTCCGCCCCGGCGGTCAAGCGGCGCGTCGACCGGTTGCTGGAGACGGGCATCCTGCGCGGCTTCACGGCGGTCGTCGACCCGGAGGCGCTGGGCTGGGGCACGGAGGCGTTCGTCGAGGTCACGTGCCAGGGCAACATCACGCCGGCGCGGATCCGGGCGAGGTTGGAGCCCTTGCCGGAGGTGGTGGCGGCGTACACGGTGTCAGGCGCGGCGGACGCGATCGTTCATCTGCGGGCGGCGGACATCCATCATTTGGAGACCGCTTTGGAGCGGCTGCGGGGGTTGGAGATCGTGGATCGGACGGTGTCGACCGTGGTGCTTTCGCGGTTGTTGGAGCGGCCGCCGACGCCGGAGGAGTGA
- a CDS encoding enoyl-CoA hydratase codes for MTDSIVSEHTGGVALLTVDAPGSRNALTLELSAQLAAAVEAAERDESVHAVVVTGTPPAFCAGADLSALSHADEAGLRAIYEGFLAVARCALPTIAAVGGAAVGAGLNLALAADVRLAGPQAKFVARFLELGLHPGGGMTWMTQRLAGPQQAAAMTLFGQPLDAEGAVRAGLALRVVDGEHDDLLAAARELAAPAVAAPREALLATKRSLRTTSSLAAHADAVDVEIEPQLASLASPEFAERVEAMRARIRSRS; via the coding sequence ATGACCGACAGCATCGTCAGCGAGCACACCGGCGGCGTCGCCCTCCTCACCGTCGACGCGCCCGGCAGCCGCAACGCGCTGACCCTGGAGCTCTCCGCGCAGCTCGCGGCCGCCGTCGAGGCCGCCGAGCGGGACGAATCCGTGCACGCCGTCGTCGTCACCGGGACGCCGCCGGCCTTCTGCGCCGGCGCCGACCTCTCCGCGCTCAGCCACGCCGACGAAGCCGGGCTGCGGGCCATCTACGAAGGTTTCCTCGCCGTCGCGCGGTGTGCGCTGCCGACCATCGCCGCCGTCGGTGGGGCGGCCGTCGGGGCCGGGCTGAACCTCGCGCTGGCCGCCGATGTGCGGCTCGCCGGGCCGCAGGCGAAGTTCGTCGCCCGGTTCCTCGAGCTCGGGCTGCACCCGGGTGGCGGGATGACGTGGATGACCCAGCGCCTCGCCGGGCCGCAGCAGGCCGCCGCGATGACCTTGTTCGGGCAGCCGCTCGACGCCGAAGGCGCGGTCCGCGCCGGGCTGGCGCTGCGCGTGGTCGACGGCGAGCACGACGACCTCCTCGCCGCCGCCCGCGAGCTCGCCGCCCCGGCGGTCGCCGCCCCGCGCGAAGCGCTCCTGGCCACCAAGCGCAGCCTCCGGACGACCTCCTCGCTGGCCGCCCACGCGGACGCCGTCGACGTCGAGATCGAGCCGCAGCTGGCGTCGCTGGCCTCCCCGGAGTTCGCCGAGCGGGTCGAAGCGATGCGGGCGCGGATCCGGTCCCGCTCCTGA
- a CDS encoding 2-oxoacid:acceptor oxidoreductase subunit alpha yields the protein MSTSANGNGAGHGSLAATRTTEVSKLDRVVIRFAGDSGDGMQLTGDRFTSEAAAFGNDLSTMPNFPAEIRAPQGTIPGVSSFQVHFADYDILTPGDRPDVLVAMNPAALKANLGDVPQGGTIILNTDDFIKRNLVKVGYATDPLDDDTLEGYQVHRVAMSTLTQGALADTGLGKKDAERCKNMFALGLLSWMYHRPTEGTERFLREKFAKKPDIAEANILAFRAGWNYGETTESFATTFEVAPAKLARGTYRQITGNTALAYGIVAAGQQAGLQILLGTYPITPASDILHELSKHKNFGIITFQAEDEIAGIGAALGASYGGALGVTSTSGPGVALKSEAVGLGVMVELPLVVIDVQRGGPSTGLPTKTEQADLLQAMFGRNGESPVPIVAPLSPADCFDAAVEATRIALKYRTPVLLLSDGAIANGSEPWLIPDVESLPDLRVEFASEPNADNDSGEFWPYVRDPETLARAWAIPGTPGLQHRIGGLEKADRTGHISYDPDNHDKMVRLRQAKIDGIDVPDLVVDDPSGGKARVLALGWGSSFGPIGAACRRVRKLGMPIAQAHLRHLNPLPANLGDILRSYDKVVVPEMNLGQLSLLLRAKYLVDVHSHTKVAGMAFKAEELQNLFSEIITGVTTEAAK from the coding sequence ATGAGCACGAGTGCGAACGGCAACGGCGCTGGTCACGGCTCGCTCGCCGCGACCAGGACGACCGAGGTCAGCAAGCTCGACCGGGTGGTCATCCGGTTCGCGGGCGACTCCGGTGACGGTATGCAGCTGACCGGTGACCGCTTCACCTCCGAAGCCGCCGCCTTCGGCAACGACCTGTCGACGATGCCGAACTTCCCCGCCGAGATCCGCGCCCCGCAGGGCACCATCCCCGGCGTCTCCTCGTTCCAGGTGCACTTCGCCGACTACGACATCCTCACGCCCGGCGACCGGCCGGACGTCCTGGTGGCGATGAACCCGGCCGCGCTGAAGGCGAATCTCGGCGACGTCCCGCAGGGCGGGACGATCATCTTGAACACCGACGACTTCATCAAGCGCAACCTCGTCAAGGTCGGCTACGCGACCGACCCGCTCGACGACGACACGCTCGAGGGCTACCAGGTGCACCGGGTCGCCATGTCGACCCTGACCCAGGGCGCGCTCGCGGACACCGGCCTCGGCAAGAAGGACGCCGAGCGCTGCAAGAACATGTTCGCGCTCGGCCTGCTGTCCTGGATGTACCACCGGCCCACCGAGGGCACCGAGCGGTTCCTGCGCGAGAAGTTCGCGAAGAAGCCGGACATCGCCGAGGCGAACATCCTGGCGTTCCGCGCGGGCTGGAACTACGGCGAGACGACCGAGTCGTTCGCGACGACGTTCGAGGTCGCCCCGGCCAAGCTGGCGCGGGGTACCTACCGGCAGATCACCGGCAACACCGCGCTCGCCTACGGGATCGTGGCCGCCGGGCAGCAGGCCGGGCTGCAGATCCTGCTCGGCACCTACCCGATCACGCCGGCGTCGGACATCCTCCACGAGCTGTCCAAGCACAAGAACTTCGGCATCATCACCTTCCAGGCCGAGGACGAGATCGCCGGTATCGGCGCCGCCCTCGGGGCGTCCTACGGAGGCGCGCTCGGCGTCACCTCGACGTCGGGCCCTGGCGTCGCGCTGAAGTCCGAAGCCGTCGGCCTCGGCGTGATGGTCGAGCTGCCGCTGGTCGTCATCGACGTCCAGCGCGGCGGCCCGTCGACCGGCCTGCCGACCAAGACCGAGCAGGCCGACCTGCTGCAGGCGATGTTCGGCCGCAACGGCGAGTCGCCGGTCCCGATCGTCGCGCCGCTGTCCCCCGCGGACTGCTTCGACGCGGCCGTCGAGGCCACCCGCATCGCGCTGAAGTACCGCACGCCGGTGCTGCTGCTCTCCGACGGCGCGATCGCGAACGGCTCCGAGCCGTGGCTGATCCCGGACGTCGAGTCGCTGCCCGACCTGCGCGTCGAGTTCGCGTCCGAACCCAACGCGGACAACGACTCCGGCGAGTTCTGGCCGTACGTCCGCGACCCCGAGACGCTCGCCCGCGCGTGGGCGATCCCGGGCACGCCGGGCCTGCAGCACCGCATCGGCGGACTGGAGAAGGCCGACCGGACCGGCCACATCTCCTACGACCCGGACAACCACGACAAGATGGTCCGGCTGCGGCAGGCGAAGATCGACGGCATCGACGTCCCCGACCTCGTCGTCGACGACCCGAGCGGCGGCAAGGCCCGCGTGCTCGCGCTCGGCTGGGGCAGCTCGTTCGGCCCGATCGGCGCGGCTTGCCGGCGCGTGCGCAAGCTCGGCATGCCGATCGCGCAGGCGCACCTGCGGCACCTCAACCCGCTTCCCGCCAACCTCGGCGACATCCTGCGCAGCTACGACAAGGTCGTGGTGCCGGAGATGAACCTGGGGCAGCTGTCCCTGCTGCTGCGCGCGAAGTACCTGGTGGACGTCCACTCGCACACCAAGGTCGCCGGGATGGCGTTCAAGGCCGAAGAGCTGCAGAACCTGTTCTCGGAGATCATCACCGGCGTTACTACGGAGGCGGCGAAATGA
- a CDS encoding 2-oxoacid:ferredoxin oxidoreductase subunit beta: MTAIDIGLPTVGGLDLVPTTDEPQKAKDYKSDQEVRWCPGCGDYVVLNAVQSFLPTLGLKRENIVFISGIGCSSRFPYYLNTYGMHSIHGRAPSIATGLATTRPDLSVWVVTGDGDALSIGGNHLIHALRRNVNIKILLFNNRIYGLTKGQYSPTSGQGMVTKSTPMGSVDTPFNPLSLAIGAEASFVGRAMDSDRKGLTEVLQAAAEHRGSALVEIYQNCPIFNDGAFDVLKDADEAATRLIPLRAGEPIRFGPNQEFGVKRGDWGGLDVAKVADIGEDNLVVHDPSIADTSYAFALSRLGDQSLNHVPTGILRQVQRPTYDDGARAQVEQARSARTPDLQGLLRGKDTWTVA, encoded by the coding sequence ATGACCGCGATCGACATCGGGCTCCCGACCGTCGGCGGCCTCGACCTTGTGCCGACGACCGACGAGCCGCAGAAGGCCAAGGACTACAAGTCGGACCAGGAAGTCCGCTGGTGCCCGGGGTGCGGCGACTACGTCGTGCTCAACGCGGTCCAGTCGTTCCTGCCGACGCTGGGGCTCAAGCGCGAGAACATCGTGTTCATCTCGGGCATCGGCTGCTCGTCGCGCTTCCCGTACTACCTCAACACCTACGGCATGCACTCGATCCACGGCCGCGCGCCGTCGATCGCGACCGGGCTGGCCACCACGCGGCCGGACCTGTCGGTGTGGGTCGTCACCGGCGACGGCGACGCGCTGTCCATCGGCGGCAACCACCTGATCCACGCGCTGCGCCGCAACGTGAACATCAAGATCCTGCTGTTCAACAACCGGATCTACGGCCTGACCAAGGGCCAGTACTCGCCGACGTCGGGCCAGGGCATGGTCACCAAGTCGACGCCGATGGGTTCGGTGGACACGCCGTTCAACCCGCTCTCGCTGGCGATCGGCGCGGAAGCGTCGTTCGTGGGCCGGGCGATGGACTCCGACCGCAAGGGCCTCACCGAGGTCCTGCAGGCCGCGGCGGAGCACCGCGGGTCGGCGCTGGTCGAGATCTACCAGAACTGCCCGATCTTCAACGACGGCGCGTTCGACGTCCTCAAGGACGCCGACGAGGCCGCGACGCGGCTGATCCCGCTGCGCGCGGGCGAGCCGATCCGCTTCGGGCCGAACCAGGAGTTCGGCGTCAAGCGCGGCGACTGGGGCGGGCTGGACGTCGCGAAGGTCGCGGACATCGGCGAGGACAACCTCGTCGTGCACGACCCGTCGATCGCCGACACGTCGTACGCGTTCGCGCTGTCCCGGCTCGGCGACCAGAGCCTCAACCACGTCCCGACGGGCATCCTCCGCCAGGTCCAGCGCCCGACCTACGACGACGGCGCGCGCGCCCAGGTCGAGCAGGCCCGCTCGGCCCGCACGCCCGACCTGCAGGGCCTCCTGCGCGGCAAGGACACCTGGACCGTCGCTTAG
- a CDS encoding polyprenyl synthetase family protein encodes MPSPAPGAGSLPAAPGGALEDLRASVGLRIADEALLRAIAGGLADVEKLLRDVVRSDVQAVNDAASHLVEAGGKRFRPLFTLLSAQFGPKQDDHVVIAAAAVELVHLATLYHDDVMDEADMRRGAESVNARWDNTIAILTGDFLFAHASRLVADLGTDAARIIAETFGELVTGQMRETVGPGPGDDAVAHYLSVIAQKTGSLIATSGRFGGMMSGAAEEHIEALRRFGDIIGTAFQISDDIIDIASPSAELGKAQGTDLREGVRTLPMLYALADPETDPRLVELLSGPIGDDALVQEALELLRASSGLERARVTLSDYAQRARAELTALPASPARDACESVADYLVARTH; translated from the coding sequence GTGCCTTCCCCAGCCCCCGGGGCGGGATCCCTCCCCGCTGCGCCGGGTGGCGCCCTCGAGGACCTGCGGGCGTCGGTCGGCTTGCGCATCGCCGACGAAGCCCTGCTCCGCGCCATCGCCGGCGGGCTGGCCGACGTCGAGAAGCTGCTGCGCGACGTCGTCCGCAGCGACGTCCAGGCCGTCAACGACGCCGCGTCGCACCTGGTCGAGGCGGGGGGCAAACGCTTCCGTCCGCTGTTCACGCTGCTGTCCGCGCAGTTCGGCCCCAAGCAGGACGACCACGTCGTGATCGCCGCCGCCGCGGTCGAGCTGGTGCACCTGGCCACGCTCTACCACGACGACGTCATGGACGAGGCCGACATGCGGCGCGGCGCCGAGAGCGTCAACGCCCGCTGGGACAACACCATCGCCATCCTCACCGGCGACTTCCTCTTCGCGCACGCCTCGCGCCTGGTCGCCGACCTCGGTACGGACGCCGCGCGGATCATCGCCGAGACCTTCGGTGAGCTGGTCACCGGCCAGATGCGCGAGACCGTCGGCCCCGGACCGGGTGACGACGCCGTCGCGCACTACCTCTCCGTGATCGCGCAGAAGACCGGCTCGCTGATCGCCACGTCCGGCCGGTTCGGCGGGATGATGTCCGGCGCCGCCGAGGAGCACATCGAGGCGCTGCGCCGGTTCGGCGACATCATCGGCACCGCGTTCCAGATCTCCGACGACATCATCGACATCGCGTCGCCGTCCGCCGAGCTCGGCAAGGCGCAGGGCACCGACCTGCGCGAAGGCGTCCGGACGCTGCCCATGCTGTACGCGCTGGCCGACCCGGAAACCGACCCGCGGCTGGTCGAGCTGCTGTCCGGCCCGATCGGCGACGACGCCCTCGTCCAGGAGGCGCTGGAGCTGCTGCGGGCCAGTAGCGGACTCGAACGCGCACGCGTCACCCTTTCCGACTACGCTCAGCGCGCGCGAGCCGAGCTCACCGCGTTGCCCGCGTCACCCGCCCGGGACGCTTGCGAGTCGGTCGCCGACTACCTGGTCGCGCGCACGCACTGA
- a CDS encoding DUF3558 domain-containing protein, which yields MLILLSASLLILTACTTKNDGTPSPSVNTPSQPTSTDSPENVPGPGVPKVEKPIDIAHFKLTPCDALTAPEVTELLGDGVTPKPEVKGAAGPQCRWDSPRVSQAGVGVIFTSVDKRGITRVYEAQGKEYPFFKPLPAVDGYPVVAYDASGDQTSHGNCTVALGTSNEQTVDIDVTLSEENVGKKDPCAAAHDVAAQILNNLRKAK from the coding sequence ATGCTCATACTGCTCAGCGCATCCTTGCTGATACTCACTGCTTGCACGACCAAGAACGACGGCACTCCGTCGCCTTCTGTCAACACTCCTAGCCAACCCACTTCGACCGACTCCCCCGAAAACGTGCCTGGTCCAGGAGTTCCCAAGGTCGAAAAGCCGATCGACATCGCACATTTCAAGCTGACGCCCTGCGATGCTCTAACTGCCCCCGAAGTCACCGAACTGCTCGGCGATGGAGTCACACCCAAACCCGAAGTGAAGGGCGCCGCAGGCCCTCAATGCAGATGGGATTCACCAAGGGTTTCACAAGCTGGGGTCGGTGTAATATTCACCAGCGTCGACAAACGGGGCATCACTCGTGTTTACGAAGCCCAGGGTAAAGAGTATCCATTCTTTAAACCTTTGCCAGCAGTAGATGGTTATCCCGTCGTTGCATATGACGCTTCAGGGGATCAAACAAGTCATGGCAACTGCACTGTTGCACTCGGAACAAGCAATGAACAGACTGTCGATATCGACGTCACTTTATCAGAGGAGAACGTCGGCAAGAAGGATCCCTGCGCCGCCGCACACGACGTGGCAGCACAAATTCTGAACAACCTGCGAAAGGCGAAGTGA
- a CDS encoding PPE domain-containing protein — MAAEGPLTAAQIFEQITGGVGPQSLADAQDSSNYLTRRMVERAERINALRAKTMSGWQGGAGNSAADATAPLMQAAMDDAIHLRNAQTAVEAQIGAFGTAKNSVKPVAAQPPEITAKDVLDTFTGDGKSYQTKVAGWQADSQANIDVFRVYHSASTANGTQMPAQYAQLTDAGAPITMDTGTPPPTGKTTGTDTGWRTRDGQQTRQPVVPDQTQFRPGTQTGQNQTGQDRTGGNQTGQDPAGQNQDQVGARPPGTVAPAASDGTHANSYVPKPVMPPAAGSGYQFGPTGQPINSLGPGGSGSFGPGSEFGPGSGFGPGPGGGGYRGTGSGVVNEPGARGVGAGSGSGRGVPGERIAGGRPGAAGTAGGRGANGMPMGAVGGQGKKEEDKEKKAAAYLRNPDPEGIFGGDIEKPMPPVIGEKRSQR, encoded by the coding sequence ATGGCCGCCGAAGGACCGCTGACCGCTGCACAAATCTTTGAGCAGATCACCGGTGGCGTCGGGCCTCAATCTCTCGCCGATGCTCAGGACAGCTCCAACTACCTGACCCGGCGGATGGTCGAACGGGCCGAGCGGATCAACGCTCTCCGGGCGAAGACCATGAGCGGCTGGCAAGGCGGCGCCGGAAACTCCGCCGCGGACGCGACGGCGCCGCTCATGCAGGCCGCGATGGACGACGCCATTCACCTCCGGAACGCGCAAACCGCGGTCGAAGCCCAGATCGGCGCTTTCGGGACCGCGAAGAATTCAGTGAAGCCGGTCGCAGCTCAGCCTCCCGAAATCACCGCAAAAGACGTTCTCGACACGTTCACGGGCGACGGCAAGTCGTACCAGACCAAGGTTGCGGGCTGGCAGGCTGACAGCCAGGCCAACATCGACGTCTTCCGCGTCTACCACTCCGCCAGCACCGCCAACGGCACACAGATGCCCGCCCAGTACGCCCAGCTGACCGACGCCGGTGCGCCGATCACGATGGATACCGGGACGCCGCCGCCCACGGGCAAGACCACCGGTACCGATACCGGGTGGCGAACGCGAGACGGACAGCAGACACGTCAGCCAGTCGTCCCGGACCAGACTCAGTTCCGGCCCGGCACGCAGACCGGGCAGAACCAGACCGGGCAGGACCGAACCGGGGGCAACCAGACCGGGCAGGACCCGGCTGGGCAGAACCAGGACCAGGTCGGCGCCCGCCCTCCGGGAACCGTCGCTCCGGCCGCTTCGGACGGCACGCACGCGAACAGCTACGTCCCCAAGCCCGTCATGCCGCCCGCAGCCGGCAGTGGGTACCAGTTCGGGCCGACCGGGCAGCCGATCAACTCGCTCGGACCGGGTGGGTCCGGTTCGTTCGGGCCAGGAAGTGAGTTCGGGCCGGGAAGTGGGTTCGGTCCCGGCCCGGGCGGTGGTGGCTACCGCGGCACCGGCAGCGGCGTTGTGAACGAACCGGGCGCACGCGGGGTGGGAGCGGGCTCCGGCTCGGGGCGGGGCGTGCCCGGCGAGCGCATTGCCGGTGGGCGGCCCGGTGCGGCCGGCACCGCCGGGGGACGGGGTGCCAATGGGATGCCCATGGGCGCCGTCGGCGGGCAGGGCAAAAAAGAGGAGGACAAGGAGAAGAAGGCCGCGGCCTATCTCCGCAACCCCGATCCGGAGGGCATCTTCGGCGGCGACATCGAAAAGCCGATGCCACCCGTGATCGGCGAAAAGCGCTCGCAGCGCTAG
- a CDS encoding ESX secretion-associated protein EspG — protein MRQAGCGEPHQVFAGGLRYIPPSSVSRVNRTAFEELSEYGFTQGDGFTAGFEEILHLLDRPATEYFAYARDMDEQRGVLVAVQGRSAVAARCQGERVWLKTVSPDNSPIDALIANLPQYTPARFTPFSLPQEEFRREEEVDDIYDNGPTRSRDVRQLDKIFGQPHYGVGQFYVAKRSPGGPRTMTRDSVSYLDVDSGRIAMTLTGSPDNRYITVLPGEPGLLARKVADLRASLDH, from the coding sequence ATGCGACAAGCAGGATGCGGTGAGCCGCATCAGGTTTTCGCCGGTGGACTGCGGTACATTCCGCCGTCTTCGGTGAGCCGGGTGAACCGTACGGCGTTCGAGGAACTGAGCGAGTACGGATTCACCCAGGGGGACGGGTTCACGGCCGGATTCGAGGAGATCCTGCACCTGCTCGACCGTCCGGCGACCGAGTACTTCGCCTACGCGCGCGACATGGACGAGCAGCGCGGTGTCCTGGTCGCCGTCCAGGGGCGGTCCGCGGTCGCCGCACGGTGCCAGGGCGAACGTGTCTGGCTCAAGACCGTTTCGCCGGACAACAGCCCAATTGACGCGCTGATCGCGAACCTGCCGCAGTACACCCCGGCGCGCTTCACGCCGTTCTCGTTGCCCCAGGAAGAATTCCGGCGGGAAGAAGAAGTCGACGACATTTACGACAACGGTCCGACACGAAGCCGCGACGTCCGGCAGCTCGACAAGATCTTCGGTCAGCCCCACTACGGTGTCGGCCAGTTCTACGTGGCGAAGCGCAGCCCCGGCGGACCACGGACGATGACCCGGGATTCGGTCAGCTACCTCGACGTCGACTCCGGGCGCATCGCCATGACGCTCACGGGCTCACCGGACAACCGGTACATCACCGTGCTGCCCGGCGAGCCGGGCTTGCTGGCCCGGAAAGTCGCCGACCTGCGGGCGAGCCTCGACCACTGA